A region of Pasteurellaceae bacterium Orientalotternb1 DNA encodes the following proteins:
- a CDS encoding 3-dehydro-L-gulonate 2-dehydrogenase encodes MRVSYHELKTEFKRVLLARNVREDIAEDCAALFADTTQAGAYSHGVNRFPRFIQQLENGDIVPEAEPSKVLSLGAIEQWDAHQAIGNLTAQKMMNRAMEIADQFGIGVVALKNANHWMRGGGYGWQAAEKGYIGICWTNALAVMPPWGAKECRIGTNPLIIAVPSNPITMVDMSCSMYSYGMLEVHRLAGRQTLVDAGFDDEGNLTCDPATVEKNRRLLPMGFWKGSGLSIVLDMIATLLSNGLSTAAVTEDKDDEYCVSQVFIAIEVDRLIDGKTKDEKLQRIMDYVKTAERSDPDVAVRLPGHEFTTILADNKANGIPVDETVWAKLKSL; translated from the coding sequence ATGAGAGTTTCTTACCATGAATTAAAAACCGAATTTAAACGTGTTTTGCTTGCACGCAATGTACGAGAAGATATTGCCGAAGATTGTGCAGCACTGTTTGCGGATACAACCCAAGCAGGGGCATATTCCCACGGGGTAAACCGCTTCCCTCGCTTTATTCAACAACTCGAAAATGGCGATATTGTACCAGAAGCAGAGCCTTCTAAAGTGCTCTCATTGGGTGCAATTGAGCAATGGGATGCTCATCAAGCTATTGGTAACTTAACCGCTCAAAAAATGATGAATAGAGCGATGGAAATCGCCGATCAATTTGGCATTGGTGTCGTGGCATTAAAAAATGCTAACCACTGGATGCGTGGTGGTGGTTATGGCTGGCAAGCAGCGGAGAAAGGTTACATTGGCATTTGCTGGACCAATGCGTTAGCGGTTATGCCACCTTGGGGAGCAAAAGAGTGCCGTATTGGAACCAATCCACTTATCATTGCAGTACCAAGCAATCCAATTACGATGGTTGATATGTCTTGCTCAATGTACTCTTACGGAATGTTGGAAGTACACCGTCTCGCAGGTCGTCAAACGCTAGTCGATGCGGGGTTTGATGATGAGGGAAATTTAACCTGCGATCCTGCCACTGTGGAGAAAAACCGTCGTTTATTGCCAATGGGCTTTTGGAAGGGCTCTGGCTTGTCGATTGTATTAGATATGATTGCTACCTTGCTCTCTAATGGACTTTCAACCGCAGCGGTAACAGAAGATAAAGATGATGAATATTGTGTTTCACAAGTGTTCATTGCAATCGAAGTTGATCGCTTAATTGATGGCAAAACAAAAGATGAAAAGCTACAACGCATTATGGATTACGTCAAAACCGCAGAACGATCTGATCCAGACGTTGCAGTGCGTTTACCAGGGCATGAATTTACGACTATCCTAGCTGACAACAAAGCCAATGGCATTCCTGTTGATGAAACCGTTTGGGCAAAATTAAAATCGCTATAA
- a CDS encoding C4-dicarboxylate ABC transporter permease: MKSLVVFVGKTLEMLVVIILASMSCLVFLNVVLRYGFNSSINVTEEVSRYLFVWLAFLGAILAFSENQHVSVTMLTSKLTEKKRKVLGLFTDAAMLFCCYLIVSGSWTQFKLNLNNLAPISGLPQGITFLASVIAGLLIGILLLTRLITTASQLVKGENQ; encoded by the coding sequence ATGAAATCCTTAGTGGTGTTTGTTGGCAAAACCTTAGAAATGCTTGTGGTAATTATCCTTGCGTCTATGTCTTGTTTAGTTTTTCTTAATGTTGTTTTACGCTATGGATTTAACAGTAGCATTAATGTAACTGAAGAAGTCTCTCGTTATCTGTTTGTCTGGTTAGCCTTTTTAGGGGCAATTCTCGCCTTTAGCGAAAATCAGCATGTCAGCGTCACGATGCTAACCAGCAAACTCACCGAAAAAAAACGCAAGGTGCTCGGTTTATTCACTGATGCGGCAATGCTGTTCTGCTGTTACTTAATTGTTAGCGGTAGTTGGACTCAATTTAAACTCAATCTTAATAATCTTGCTCCTATTTCTGGTTTACCACAAGGCATTACTTTTCTTGCGAGTGTGATTGCAGGTTTGCTGATCGGCATATTGCTCCTTACTCGCTTAATCACAACCGCCAGTCAATTAGTTAAAGGAGAGAATCAATGA